In the genome of Erinaceus europaeus chromosome 8, mEriEur2.1, whole genome shotgun sequence, one region contains:
- the LMOD2 gene encoding leiomodin-2, with protein sequence MSTFGYRRGLSKYESIDEDELLASLSAEELKELERELEDIEPDRSLPVGLRQKSLTEKTPTGTFSRESLMAYWEKESQKLLEKERLGECGKVAEEDKEESEEELIFTESNSEISEEVYTEEEEEEEEEEEEDSSDEDERTSENEKGINGIVNNVSVNSDTSRPKTFKSQIENINLTNGHSGRNTESPAAIHPCGNPTVIEDALERIQNNDPDTTEVNLNNIENITSQTLTRFAEALKDNTVVKTFSLANTHADDSAAMAIAEMLKVNQHITSVNVESNFITGKGILAIMRALQHNTTLTELRFHNQRHIMGSQVEMEIVKLLRENTTLLRLGYHFELPGPRMSMTSLLTRNMDKQRQKRMQEQKQQEGSDGGYNLRTKVWQRGTPGSSPYASPRHSPWSSPKVPKKVPAVKSRPPSPPVAPPPPPPPPAPQRLPPPPPPPPPPLPEKKIITRNIAEVIKQQENAQRALQNGPKKKKGKKVKKQPNNILKEIKTSLRSVQEKKMEDSSRPSTPQRSAHDNLMEAIRGSSIKQLRRVEVPEALR encoded by the exons ATGTCTACCTTTGGCTATAGGAGAGGACTCAGCAAATATGAATCCATTGATGAAGATGAACTCCTGGCCTCCTTGTCAGCTGAGGAGCTGAAGGAACTAGAAAGAGAGTTGGAAGACATTGAGCCTGATCGAAGCCTGCCGGTGGGGCTAAGGCAAAAAAGTCTGACCGAGAAGACTCCCACAGGGACATTCAGCAGAGAGTCATTGATGGCCTATTGGGAAAAGGAGTCCCAAAAACTCTTGGAGAAGGAAAGGCTGGGGGAGTGTGGAAAG GTTGcagaagaagacaaagaggagagtgAAGAAGAACTCATCTTCACTGAAAGTAACAGTGAGATTTCTGAGGAAGTGTacacagaagaggaggaggaggaggaagaggaagaggaagaagacagtAGCGATGAAGATGAAAGAACATCTGAAAACGAAAAAGGGATTAACGGAATTGTAAATAATGTTAGTGTTAATTCTGATACCTCTAGGCCAAAAACCTTTAAAAGTCAAATTGAAAATATAAATCTAACCAATGGCCACAGTGGAAGAAACACGGAGTCTCCAGCTGCCATTCACCCTTGTGGAAATCCTACAGTGATTGAGGATGCTTTGGAAAGGATTCAGAACAACGATCCGGACACCACAGAAGTCAACCTGAACAACATCGAGAACATCACCTCGCAGACCCTCACCCGCTTTGCTGAGGCCCTCAAGGACAACACGGTGGTGAAGACCTTCAGTCTGGCCAACACGCACGCTGACGACAGCGCCGCCATGGCCATTGCGGAAATGCTCAAGGTCAACCAGCACATCACCAGTGTCAACGTGGAATCCAACTTCATCACAGGCAAGGGGATCCTGGCCATCATGAGAGCCCTGCAGCACAACACCACGCTCACAGAGCTGCGCTTCCACAACCAGAGGCACATCATGGGCAGCCAAGTAGAGATGGAGATTGTCAAACTGCTGAGGGAGAACACCACACTGCTCAGGCTGGGCTACCACTTTGAGCTCCCAGGACCAAGAATGAGCATGACCAGCCTCTTGACCCGAAATATGGATAAACAGAGGCAGAAACGCATGCAGGAGCAAAAGCAGCAGGAAGGTTCTGATGGCGGATACAATCTTAGGACCAAAGTCTGGCAAAGAGGGACACCTGGCTCTTCACCTTATGCGTCTCCCAGGCACTCTCCCTGGTCATCCCCCAAAGTCCCCAAGAAAGTTCCAGCTGTGAAGAGTCGGCCTCCCTCTCCTCCAGtggccccaccccctccaccaccGCCTCCTGCACCCCAGAGGctgccacctcctcctccaccaccacctcctccactGCCAGAGAAAAAAATCATCACCAGAAACATTGCAGAGGTCATCAAACAGCAGGAGAATGCCCAGCGGGCATTACAGAAtggaccaaaaaagaaaaaaggcaaaaaggTTAAGAAACAGCCAAACAATAtcctaaaggaaataaaaacttccCTGAGGTCGGTACAGGAGAAGAAAATGGAAGACAGTTCCCGACCTTCCACCCCTCAGAGATCCGCTCACGATAATCTCATGGAAGCCATTCGGGGAAGCAGCATAAAACAACTAAGGCGG GTGGAAGTTCCAGAAGCCTTGCGATAA